The sequence below is a genomic window from Spirochaetota bacterium.
TTGTCTCGAAGCTCCGCAGTGCGGCAGAATGGTTCCTGCTCGATGTCGTAAGCAGATACTTCACAAGCTATGGGCGCGTCATCATGGTCATATTCTGCATCTGGTTGGCCGCCGCGGCATTCTACACGGCGGGGAGCGCATTTCCCTCACTCGGCATCGGGGGGCTCCTCTACGGTACGGAAAAACCGCTCAGGGAGATGGCCATGGCATCGGGATATCCGCCGCTCATCTATATCTTTTCGAAGGCGCTCTATTTTTCCATGGTGAGCTTCACTACCATCGGTTTCGGGGATTTCAATCCCACGGGGATCATTGCTTTTATCGCCGCGCTCGAGGGGTTCTCCGGCATGCTCCTTTCGGCATTGCTTCTCGTCGTCGTCGCTCGACGGATAATATGGTAGGAGGGGCTGTGATGATCGGCTGCGATCGTTGCGATCTCGGCACTGGTGCGGTATGGTGACGGGGGAGCTATCATGAAGCCGATATTCGATCAGCTGATCGTTGCGCTGAAGTTCGTCGTCAAGTATTTCTTCTATTATCGCGTGAGCCCGAAACGCTTCGAGGTCCGCGCATCCTCCGTATCGCGCGATATGGTCAGTGTCGTCATACCCACGCACGGCGTGCTCCCGCTCGCTCGGCGCTGTATCGAGAACGCCATCCGTCATGCCGGGCATGAGCGTGTCGAGTTCATCATCTACAACAACAATGCCGGCGATGATGCCGTGAAATTCCTCTCGCGTTTCCGGAAGGATAGAAAGGTGCGTGTCATGCACAGTCCGGTGAACACGGGACTGAACGCATATCATCATGCCTTCAAGGAAGCGCACGGGAAATACTTCGTGGCGCTCGATCATGATGTGATACGGTTCCCCGAGGGCTGGCTTTCGGCGCTGCTTCATGATTACCGGCGGATACCCGCGGTAAAATGGCTTGCCGCGGATGTCATCGGCGACCGGTATACCGACGGGGCGAAATATCCGATGTGGACATATCAGCGCGTGAAAAAGGACGGCCTCTCGCTTCTCTTCGGCGCCGTCGGCGGCTGGTGCGCCATGACCGACCGTGCCCTGTATGAAGAGACCGGCGGTTTCTCCCATTTCCCTGACCAGGTCTATTTTCTCCACGATAAATACTATATCAGGAAGCTCATGCTCAAGGGATATAAGATCGCCATTGATGAACGGATACCGGTGTATCATGCCCGCGGGCTTTCAGAGCGCATCATGAACGATGCGAATTTCCGTGCTGAATTCTTCCGCTATGTCGATTCGCTCGATATCCGGCTCAAGGGTTGATGCCATGGAGCAGTTCAGGTTCTGGTTCTCGATCGTCACCGTTCTGGTGAGCGTCGCATCGTTCGCATCCGCATTGCTTCTCTATCCGCGATATACCACCGCGTATTTTCGATACTATCTCCTCCTGCTTGCCTCGGCGCTCGTGTTTTTCCTCATCTTCGCCGTCGCCTTCTTCGTAAAAAAGTTCATACCCTCGCCGCCCGCTGCTTCGCATGTCGAGCTCATACTCATGGCATTCTCGCTCAGCGCCACGATATTCGCCGCACCGCAATTCGTGCTCACGCTCATCGGCAGGGATGTGAAGAAGCGCTACACGACGATATTCCTCCTCATCGCTATCGCGCTTTTCCTCGCCATCGTGGTGCCGTCGATAGCCGGTTTC
It includes:
- a CDS encoding ion channel, with translation VSKLRSAAEWFLLDVVSRYFTSYGRVIMVIFCIWLAAAAFYTAGSAFPSLGIGGLLYGTEKPLREMAMASGYPPLIYIFSKALYFSMVSFTTIGFGDFNPTGIIAFIAALEGFSGMLLSALLLVVVARRIIW
- a CDS encoding glycosyltransferase family 2 protein — encoded protein: MKPIFDQLIVALKFVVKYFFYYRVSPKRFEVRASSVSRDMVSVVIPTHGVLPLARRCIENAIRHAGHERVEFIIYNNNAGDDAVKFLSRFRKDRKVRVMHSPVNTGLNAYHHAFKEAHGKYFVALDHDVIRFPEGWLSALLHDYRRIPAVKWLAADVIGDRYTDGAKYPMWTYQRVKKDGLSLLFGAVGGWCAMTDRALYEETGGFSHFPDQVYFLHDKYYIRKLMLKGYKIAIDERIPVYHARGLSERIMNDANFRAEFFRYVDSLDIRLKG